A part of Miscanthus floridulus cultivar M001 chromosome 6, ASM1932011v1, whole genome shotgun sequence genomic DNA contains:
- the LOC136458313 gene encoding exopolygalacturonase-like — protein sequence MASANNALRVFFILAVVSAVCTAKRTGAKTGDSAAAPAASGGAAASEGATKAAGASGTFDISKLGVTSDGKTDSTKAVQDAWTSACGATGSATVLIPKGDYLVGPLNFSGPCKGAITIQLDGNLLGSNDLAKYTASWIEVSHVDNIVITGSGTLDGQGTAVYTKTKTDTVKAMPNTLVLFYVTNGTVSGIKLLNSKFFHINIDASKNITVKDVNITAPGDVENTDGVHVGESSKVSITNSTIGTGDDCVSVGPGSDGVMVNSIICGPGQGISIGCLGRYKDEKDVKDVTVRDCVLKKTTNGVRIKSYEDAESVLTASHLTFENIRMEEVANPIIIDQYFCPQKVCPGKQSNSSHVVVKDVTFRNITGTSSTPQAISLLCSQSQPCSGVSLIDVNVEYAGKNNKTMAVCNNAKGTAKGSAEALACLA from the exons ATGGCTTCTGCAAACAATGCTCTCAGGGTGTTCTTCATCCTAGCGGTTGTAAGCGCGGTATGCACAGCAAAAAGGACCGGAGCAAAGACGGGAGACTCGGCGGCAGCCCCTGCTGCATCTGGAGGCGCCGCAGCTTCGGAAGGCGCCACCAAGGCGGCTGGAGCCAGCGGGACGTTCGACATCTCTAAGCTCGGCGTGACCAGCGACGGCAAGACGGACTCCACAAAG GCGGTCCAAGACGCGTGGACGTCAGCGTGCGGAGCGACCGGAAGCGCCACGGTGCTCATCCCCAAGGGCGACTACCTGGTCGGCCCTCTCAACTTCAGTGGCCCGTGCAAGGGCGCCATCACCATCCAGCTCGATGGCAACCTGCTTGGATCCAACGACCTGGCCAAGTACACGGCGAGCTGGATCGAGGTGTCGCACGTCGACAATATCGTCATCACCGGCTCGGGCACGCTCGACGGTCAGGGCACCGCCGTTTATACCAAGACCAAGACCGACACCGTGAAGGCGATGCCGAAC ACATTGGTGCTGTTCTACGTGACCAACGGCACTGTCTCCGGAATCAAACTACTCAACTCCAAGTTCTTCCACATCAACATCGACGCTTCAAAGAACATCACGGTGAAGGACGTGAACATCACTGCGCCCGGGGACGTTGAGAACACGGATGGCGTCCATGTCGGAGAGTCCTCCAAGGTGAGCATCACCAACTCAACCATCGGCACCGGCGACGACTGCGTCTCCGTTGGCCCCGGGAGCGACGGCGTCATGGTGAACAGCATCATCTGCGGCCCCGGGCAGGGCATCAGCATCGGCTGCCTAGGCCGCTACAAGGACGAGAAGGATGTCAAGGACGTGACGGTGCGGGACTGCGTGCTCAAGAAAACCACCAACGGCGTGCGCATCAAGTCGTACGAGGACGCCGAGTCTGTGCTGACGGCGTCGCATCTAACCTTCGAGAACATCAGGATGGAGGAGGTGGCGAACCCCATCATCATCGACCAGTACTTCTGCCCCCAGAAGGTGTGCCCCGGCAAGCAGAGCAACTCCTCGCATGTCGTCGTCAAGGACGTCACGTTCCGCAACATCACGGGCACGTCGTCCACGCCACAGGCCATCAGCCTGCTCTGCTCGCAGTCACAGCCATGCAGCGGCGTGTCGCTCATCGATGTCAACGTGGAGTACGCCGGCAAAAACAACAAGACCATGGCCGTGTGCAATAACGCCAAGGGCACCGCCAAGGGCAGTGCCGAGGCCCTGGCATGCCTGGCTTGA